From the Brassica napus cultivar Da-Ae chromosome A8, Da-Ae, whole genome shotgun sequence genome, one window contains:
- the BNAA08G12440D gene encoding protein OXIDATIVE STRESS 3 LIKE 2 — MEFLAGSTFEAGTAVQDKAAPAALFLTEESSRGGSGIGLRRCVKSLSEEISESSSSSVVVSGESSANEEEDGVVSSRGTWFGSSLEDSLPIKRGLSNHYIGKSKSFGNLMEVSKTKDLMKVESPLNKRRRLLIANKLRRSSLSSFNIYSKTNNNLSSMPLLALQESDEEDHICSYDNDDSSDDEISKLQEKRMKMTTNNRDFMVQTHSCLCLTSFQDADR, encoded by the exons ATGGAGTTTCTGGCAGGTTCGACGTTTGAAGCTGGTACGGCGGTGCAGGATAAAGCTGCACCGGCGGCTCTGTTCTTGACGGAGGAATCTAGCCGCGGTGGAAGCGGGATCGGATTAAGGAGATGTGTTAAGTCTCTGTCGGAGGAGATATCAGAGAGTTCTTCATCATCTGTAGTCGTGTCGGGAGAAAGCAGCGCAAACGAGGAAGAGGACGGTGTCGTTTCGTCACGAGGAACATGGTTTGGTTCCTCTCTTGAAGATTCTCTTCCTATTAA gaGAGGGTTATCAAATCATTACATAGGGAAATCAAAATCATTTGGTAATCTAATGGAAGTGAGCAAGACCAAAGATCTTATGAAAGTGGAGAGTCCGTTGAACAAGAGAAGGAGATTGCTTATTGCTAACAAGCTAAGGAGATCATCACTGTCTTCTTTCAACATCTACTCCAAGACTAATAATAACCTTAGTTCCATGCCTTTACTTGCATTGCAAGAGTCTGATGAGGAGGATCACATATGCAGTTATGATAATGATGATAGTAGTGATGATGAAATTAGTAAGTTGCAAGAGAAGAGGATGAAGATGACAACGAATAATAGAGATTTTATGGTTCAAACTCATAGCTGCTTATGTTTAACTAGTTTTCAAGATGCTGATCGATAA